One Candidatus Saccharibacteria bacterium DNA segment encodes these proteins:
- a CDS encoding cell division protein FtsA, producing MKQKEKIIVGIDFGSSKVCCVIGLIQEISSMPSVIGLGVSPVSGVRKGVIVDPEETISALSAAIEEAERMSGVTVSQAVVGINGSAITSINTEATVAIV from the coding sequence ATGAAGCAAAAAGAAAAGATTATTGTCGGCATTGATTTTGGTAGCAGTAAGGTATGTTGTGTGATTGGCTTAATACAGGAAATATCCTCAATGCCAAGTGTGATTGGTCTAGGAGTGAGTCCAGTATCTGGCGTACGCAAAGGGGTGATAGTTGATCCCGAGGAAACAATATCGGCATTGAGCGCAGCAATTGAAGAAGCAGAGAGAATGTCGGGAGTAACCGTTAGTCAGGCTGTGGTCGGAATCAATGGTTCGGCGATAACCAGTATCAATACTGAAGCAACAGTAGCTATAGTC